The window TGCATAAGACCGATGGGAGCACTGCCGCCGAGCTGGAGGTGCCAGACGAGATCTTCGCAGCGGAACCGAACCGAGGAGTGATCCACCAAGCAGTGGTGGCCGAGTTGGCCAACCGCCGACAAGGGACCGCTTCCACGCGCACGCGCTCCATGGTGCGCGGTGGTGGGCGCAAACCCTGGCGACAAAAGGGGCGGGGCACGGCGCGTGCCGGCACGATTCGCTCGCCTCTCTGGGTTGGTGGCGGCCGCGTCTTTGGGCCACACCCGCGCGACTATCACCAGAAGCTGTCGAAGAAGATGAAGCGTCTGGCGCGCATATCGGCGCTCTCGGCAAAGGCGAAGGCTCAGGAACTCCTGGTGG of the Calditrichota bacterium genome contains:
- the rplD gene encoding 50S ribosomal protein L4; translation: MKLALHKTDGSTAAELEVPDEIFAAEPNRGVIHQAVVAELANRRQGTASTRTRSMVRGGGRKPWRQKGRGTARAGTIRSPLWVGGGRVFGPHPRDYHQKLSKKMKRLARISALSAKAKAQELLVVEDFSVESGKTRDMLSILQGIGVADKKTLLLIPAADEMLLRAGRNLPNLEIRQASTVSTYDILNCQMLVIQKSALDEMQKVLVS